gatggatggaatttgtgtAGAAATTGTGTGCATGCTGAggagctgaactgaaatgctgtaTGGGAAATGTGGAATAATGGGGAAAgtgaacatttttgtaaaaaaaattgtgactgttTTAATGCCAAATTATTTGGGAGAAAAAAACATTAACTTAACAGGGAATGTTTGAGCAAGGAAATGTGGAATTCCATGAAAACCAAAGCgttgttttggaaaaaaaagatatcttACTAATTTGAACGGGATGAATGTTTCCGTATGGGAATGTTTGATTGGGCTGAGAAATTTGGAATTAATTAGTACTCTTCAACTCCAAAGGAATTTGTGTgtgaacatacaaaccccgtttccacatgagttgggaaattgtgttagatgtaaatataaacggtatacaatgatttgcaaatccttttcaacccatattcaattgaatgcagtacaaagacaagatatttgatgttcaagctcataatctttattttttttgcaaataataattaacttagaagttcatggctgcaacacgtgccaaagtagttgggaaagggcatgttcaccactgtgttacatcacattttattttaacaacactcaataaacttttgggaactgaggaagctgattgttgaagctttgaaagtggaattctttcccattcttgttttatgtagagctttagtcgttcaacagtccgggatctccgctgtcgtattttgcgcttcataacgtgccacacattttcgatgggagacatgtctggactgcaggcgggccaggaaagtacccacactcttttactacgaaaccacaccaTTGTAACGCGTggattggcattgttttgcttaaATAAGcggggacgtccatgataacgttgcttggatgacaacatatgttgctccaaaacctgtatggaccattcagcattaatggtgccttcacagatgtgtaagttacccatgccttgggcactaatacacccccataccatcacagatgctggcttttgaactttgcgcctataacaatctggatggttattttcctctttgttccggaggacaccatgtccacagtttccaaataaaatttgaaatgtggacttgtcagaccacagaacacttttccactttgcatcagtccatcttagatgacttcgggcccaacgaagccggcagcgttactgggtgttgttgataaatggcttttgctttgctaatagagttttaacttgcacttacaaatgtagcgaccaaatgtagttactgacagtagttttataaagtgttcctgagcccatgtagtgatatcctttacacactgatgtcggtttttgatacagtaccgcctgaggtatcaaaggtccgtaatatcctcgcttacgtgcagtgatttctccagattctctgaaccttttgatgattttacggactgtagatggtaaaatctctaaattccttgcaatagctcgttgagaaatgttgttctaaaactgttcgaccatttgcttacaaattggtgaccctcgctccatccttgtttgtgaattacttagcatttcatggaagctgcttttatacccaatcatggcacccacctgttgtcaattagcctgcacacctgtgagatgttccaaataagtgttttgatgagcattactcaactttatcagtatttattgccacgtttcccaacttctttgtcccgtgttgctggcatcaactttcaaagttaatgattatttgcaaaaaaaaaaattttgatcagttttaacatcaaatatgttgtctttgtagcatattcaactgagtattggttaaaaatgatttgaaaatcattgtattccgtttatatttacatttaacacaatttctcatatatggaaacagggtttgtagttaaaagtttgaattttggagatgtgtgtgtgtgtatatatatatatatatatatatatatatatatatatatatatatatatatatatatgtttatacagtatgtgtgtgtatataaatatgtgtataggtATAGGGCACCACGGTCgaagaggggttattgcgtctgcctcacaatacaaaggtcttgagtagtcctgggttcaatcccgggctcacaTCATTTTACTATCCATGTGaggggcatgatttataatctcgaataaactttcacaagctccGAGGAGAGAAGGCAGCTCACCAGCTCATGACATCATTATACTGTATCAGCATAATCAAGTTACTTCTTTGTAAAAATAGTTCCTTAACGTTAGCACTTATGAtaccaatattgctaatacttggttaattttcaggtcacaaaatgtaagttAATTCAGTATTGTTGGTgagtgcatgtgtctcacaatacgaaggtcctgggttcaatcccgtgctcaggatctttctgtgtggagtttgcatgttctccccgtgactgcgtgggttccctccgggtactccggcttcctcccacttccaaagacatgcacctggggataggttgattggcaacactaaattggctctagtgtgtgaatgtgagtgtgaatgttgtctgtctatctgtgttggccctgtgatgaggtggcgacttgtccagggtgtaccccgacttccgcccgattgtagccgagataggcaccagcgtcccccgcaaccccaaagggaataagcggtagaaaatgcatggatggatggatatatgtatatatacatatatatatatatatatatatgtatatatatatatatatatatttcaatgtTTTCCTGGTGGAATGGTTTTGAAGTTgttaataaatgtaaaaataaaataattttaattcAAACAATTTTCTTGATCAAAGATCATTATTAGAAAAGTCGGATTTTTAAAACTTCAATTTTGTTAGTAGTAGATTGtctttgttttaaaataatttcaatCACTTGACAACATTGACACACTTGGAAAATTACCCATTCATTTGTGGCAATTATCATGGAAAATCTTACTGCAGGAATGGTTAAAAGTGaaaataacatttattcaatgcaATTTTTTGGCCCTGAAATATGAAATTCTGGGAAACCGccaatttatggaaaaaaaatgttgtgtcaTCTTGAAACGGTTGGATAGATTAAAACAGGATTGTTTATATTGCGTAGAGAAAGAATGGGAGGAGGATGGGTGACTCAATTAAGTTGGGGGGGCTAATGAGTGAGATCATTATGGTAATTATAAAAGGAGAGtaagtgtagacatggcctagtGGGGGTTAGGACTAGGAAAGCTTCTGCTCTCCTCTTACTCCTTTGGACTCAATTCAAATTGCAATGATCTATAAATTGCTTGCTTGCATTTTAATTTTGTTGTTTGTCTGTATAAAGTCAAAGGTGGGAAATTGAGTTGAGTTGAATGTTTGTTGTTCAAGTGAAGTTAATTACAGTtatttatttaaagttaaagttaaagtaccaatgattgtcacacacacaataggtgtggcgaaattattctctgcatttgacccatccccttgttcaccccctgggaggtgaggggagcagtgggcagcagcagtgccgcacccgggaatcatttatggtgatttaacccccaattccaagccctgatgctgagtgctgagcagggaggtaatgggtcccatttttatactctttggtatgactcggccaggggttgaactcacgacctaccgatctcagggcggacactctaaccactaggccactgagtaggtatttcTCTAGAGACCCATGATCTAcatcttttgaaaatgtttattctGTTGAGAATAAAGAATTTAGTATCATTGGGAATTTGCTGAATTGGAAAATGTGTAATTCtaagaaaagttggaattttgggATGTGGGAAATTGTTATCCTGACTGTTTTTGTGCTTggatcattttaaaaatgtgcatAAATGGTCTGAAAATGGGAACTTTTGGAAAAACACAACTTTTAGAATCTTAATGCTTTTAATAAGTTTAATGTTTTGGTGTTGGAAATGTTTGAAcaagttgagaaatgtggaactCTTTTTTTCTATGGGAATTCTGTCACAGGAAATGTGAATTtactgaaaatgtttttaaagacagatttttttttttttaaagttagttTTGAAAGAATAAATTAAGAAATGCGGGAAATGATGGGATTTGAATTTTGGGGCCCCAAAAATGGGACATTTTGGGAAAACTGACAAGTTTTACAATGTGCAAAATAAATGTTTGAATATTTTGAATGCTACTGTGTTGGAAATGATTAAAATCTGTTGAGTAAAAAaagtccattcattttcaatgaacATGTCAATTAATGGAATATATGAACATATTTTGGACTGTTTCAACAATCCTGTCTCAGATgtgttaaatatccatccatccatttttaccgcttgtcccttgtgtaggtgaaaaaaaaagggatttaGACTTACCGTGTGATTGCTCTTCATCAGCGTGTCCTATAATGGAAGAGCTCATTAGCTTAAGAGGGTTAATCAGCAAGGAATGTCCTTTATCACCGGCCCTCCAATGGAGGAAGTGTAGTGTCTCTTGGTTTTAAAATGGACCTGAAAGACAAGAGAGACGTGAGCGTGCCAAGTGACTCATGTCGAGTGTCCATCCTTATCATAGCAAGATGGGAAAGCTCTCTCGCGACGGCTTGGCCTCTCAGAAGAAAGGCAGAGATTAAGACCATTCAGGAAGAGAAACAGTCTGGTGGCAGCACAAGTCAGGAACATATACTGATTGTAGACTTTCTAAAAGATGCCAGTCAGTAGTTTTTAAGCTGAAGAGAACCTCAAAGCACAATAGTTTTGGTTGGCTTTTCTTAGATTTTTCCGGTTTGGAGCAGTCAGAGGCAAGAGGAGAGGTGGATCTAACGAGAGCAGACTGTTCTTCTCCAAGCAGCTCGTCCTTCCTCGAGGCAGCAGGCTCCAACAGGCCACAATGACAGAATGGACCCTGCTTAAACGCCTCTTAGATGCAGTTCACCAGCACTCCACCATGATCGGCAGGCTGTGGCTCACCGTCATGGTGATCTTCCGGCTGCTGGTTGTTGCTGTTGCCACGGAGGACGTGTACACGGACGAGCAGGAGATGTTTGTGTGCAACACGCTGCAGCCGGGATGCGCCACCGTCTGCTACGATGCGTTTGCGCCCATCTCGCAACCTCGCTTCTGGGTCTTCCACATCATCAGCGTGTCCACTCCGTCCCTGTGTTTCATCATCTACACATGGCACAACTTGTCCAAGCTTCCCCAAAAGACCAACCAGACGCAGGCGCCGGAGCGTGAAGACGTCTCAGGGCAGTTGGGCTGGGAGGTTGGTGGACAGGAGGCATTCGGTCGGAGCTGTGACTCAGATAGCTGCTCCCTCAGCTCGCATAAGCATCTCGGGAACAACCTGCCAGAGGTCCTTCAAGGTACTACAGCCGAGGCCTTACATAAAGGAAAGcccaaaaatataatgtcatttATCCAGGCACGGGTATGCGCCCACAAGGACGATAATACCGAAGCGCAAGCTGTCTCTGGAGGGGTCTTGTCCAAGTGTTACGTCTTACATGTGTGCTTGCGTGCTGTTCTAGAGGTAGGATTCGTGGTGGCCCAGTGGAAGCTTTTTGGCTTTCAGGTGCCAGTCCACATTTTGTGTTCCACGGTGCCCTGCAGCCAGCCAGTTGACTGTTATGTCTCCAGACCCACCGAGAAGACCATTTTCCTGCTCTTTATGTTCTGTGTGGGAGTTTTCTGTATTCTTCTCAACTTGCTGGAACTCAACCACCTGGGCTGGAAGAAGATCCGCCAAGCAGTGAGGATGAGAGAAGGTGCATCATGGGGGCGCTACCCGGGAAAGAGAGGTGGATACCAAATCTTTCCACCGGACACTCCTTCACTCACGTCTTCTCTGGGCTACAGGGATGTGACAAGTACGACTTCACTGCCCACTTTGGACCTGGTGATGGGACACCAAGCAGACTGTACGTGTGGCGTCGACTTCGGCAGGATGAGGAAGGAGGAGGTGGTCAGAGAGTTCGGACTGGAGCAGCCAAAGAAGCATAAAAGGGAAAGTAAGAAGGAAAAAAGACCCTCAAAGCAGAGAAGTGCTGAGATTTGGATATAGGCTGATATTCTGTTTCTTACAGACCACTGCTGCTTGAAATTGGAAACATGGCCTCAAACTTCTAAATGCGACATGTCGGAATGTCTTGATCTAATATTGATATTAGTCCGATATCAGTAATAAAATCGAATATCAGTTTCCATCTAAAAAAATCACGAATACAAGCTTTACTTGTGCattgacagccagttaacatctaaatgtcctacaATGAACACACAACTTTGGTATCTTCTTGTATTTGAGTGAAGTCATCCACATAAGGGAAACGTGGTAGGTTGTAtagagtggggcaaaacagtatttagtaagccacggattgtgcaagttctcccacttaaaatgatgacagaggtctgtaattttcatcataggtacacttcaactgtgagagacagaatgtgaacaaatAATTCcacaaattcacattgtaggaattttaaagaatttatttgtaaattatggtggaaaataagtatttggtcaaccattcaaagctctcactgatggagggaggtttcggctcaaaatctcatgatacatggccccattcattctttccttaacatggatcaatcgtcctgtccccttagcagaaaaacagccccaaagcatgatgtttccacccccatgcttcacagtaggtgtggtgttttttgggatgctactcagtattcttcttcctccaaacacgacgaggtgagtttataccaaaaagttctattttggtttcatctgaccacgtgacattctcccaatcctctgctgtatcatccatgtatccattttggtataaactcaactcgtcgtgtttggaggaagaaaaatactgagttgcatcccaagaacaccacacctactgtgaagcatgggggtggaaacatcatgctttggggctgttcttctgctaaggggacaggacgattgatccgtgttaaggaaagaatgaatggggccatgtatcgtgagattttgaggcaaaacctccttccatcagtgagagctttgaatggttgaccaaatacttattttccaccataatttaaaaataaattctttaaaattcctacaatgtgaattcctggatttttttttcatattctgtctctcacagttgaagtgtacatatgatgaaaattacagacctctgtcatcattttaagtgggagaaattgcacaatcggtggctgactaaatacttttttgccccactgtatatatatatatatatatatatatatatatatatatatatatatatatatatgtgtatacatatatacaggtgTTGTTAAAGGTGTTGAATaaatatacaagcatgtttaactcaTATATAGAGTTCCTTCTTTCATGAAAAAAAGAACATAAGTTGGTCTATTTCCTTATTCTAAAGTCACATTGATTTGAATACGACAGATTTTATAGTAGTGCTGATCATTTCCACAACTTCAAATATACATTGTGCGGGAGGAAAAAGTCCTCCTCACTTTCCAAAcagagtttgtttgttttttagcttTTTTGTCAAGCTTCCATTTTTGTTTGTATACACtctacaagaaaaacattggaggCAAACTCCCAGGCTTGTTAGTTTTCTGAAACCCTTATTTTGTTAACACAGGCAGGatagagcagcacttttattgtgaagacaggaggGTCTTTACATATTTGACGGccatcgttttttttttcctcatacgGAGCTCGCAGCATCCAGCATCATCTCACATGATCCTGGGGTGCCATGTTGGTCAATCAAGTGACAAAGGTGACgtcatagtgaagattgatgatgggtcatttttaggtctattttttttaatgctgccAATCGACCGACACATCCTCCACAATCACAACACCGAATTATCCTCGACCATTTATCGACATTTATGAAATTATATTTGATATGATGTGCAATTATGTCTTTCAGTAGAATATTACATCGTGAGGCAGTTGCATTAATGACAAGTGGAATGAGAAAGTTCAGGTTAGGTCATGAAAGAGTATATAAACAAACAAATTAGCATGAGAATAACAATACATTCAGGAAAAGGAAGAGAGAGTCAGGTGGAGTTTTAGGTTGTAAGGAAATATTTCAAAATCATATTGATTGTAATAAGGGATGATGTcaagttgatttaaaaaaatacttttgatcTATTATGGTACTTATTTAATAATTTCTACAGTACAATATGTTTTAGGTTTTGTTTCTAGTCAAATGGTGATGCACTATGTAATGTTGTCCGTTGTAAAATACATTAATGCCATGCAAAAAAAGagtaacatgtaattaattgattgaaacttttattagtagattgaacagtacagtacatattccgtacaattgacgactaaatggtaacaccccaataagtttttcaacttgtttaagtcggggtccacgttaatcaattcatggtacatatacaaatataaactatcagcacTGTTATACTATCAGTGTAACAGTGGATCTTTTACAGGAGTTCACAAAAAAGTGAAACATGGTGTTGCTTGCTTGTAGTAAGTGTAGTTCagtgacattgtgacttttgccaCACCTAAAAGTCATGGACACTGTCAAACAAAATGTTAAGTTTCCAAGAAAAGTTGTACAAGGACTTTCTTTGGCTTCATTATGATGCAGTACAAAATAGTTTGGTGTGCTTTAACCAGCACACATTTACACTACTTTGCTGTAAAATCAGAGGCCATTTTTCTCACTTCTGGATTTACAAAttggaaaaaagatttaaaaaaatgtacacatttacACAAAAATAATCACACTCATCGGCATGCTGTTTCTGTGACTGTGCAAGAAAGTCAAACTATATGCACACAGTTGTTCATTGCTTTGGCAAATCAACAGCACTGAACAGATCATTGTTGATCCTGTTCCCACgttattgattaattgattgaaacttttattagtagattgcacagtacagtacatatgctgtggtaacaccccaatacgtttttcaacttgttcaagtcggaggtccaggttaatcaattcatggtacaaatatatactatcagcataatacattcatcaatcaatcaatcaatcaatcaatgtttatttatatagccctaaatcacaagtgtctcaaagggctgcagaaagcacaacgacatcctcggtacagagccatataagggcaaggaaaaactcacacgcagtgggacgtcggtgacagtgacaatgatgactatgagaaaccttggagaggaccgcatatgtgggcaagccccctcccccccccaaacacctccccaagggaccgaaagcaatggatgttgagcgggtctaacatgatattgtcaatgtccaaaccatagtggatccaacataacggtgagagtccagtccaaagtggatccaatatagtagcgagagtcatcatacaagttaatcatcagagtatatatatttaattattttcaaaatggggggTGGAATGTGGAGAGGGTtggggcaatatatatatatatgttttgtccAGACATATTTTTCTTTGAGTTTTgacctttttgttttttaaaaacaatattttaaaaatggcTGCCTCAGTGTTTGTGTATGTTCAGTCAAAGTGAGCTTCTTGTCTTGCCTCAGAGAATTGTTACATTGTTTTCAGGCTAATGATGAGACAAGATGCATGTGATACACAGTGAAGTGTTTTTTGTGAGCCCTAACAGTCTAAAGTTTCACAATCAACACCTGAATGAGTCACAGAAGGCAACAGAAAGAATGTGATGTCGTCATAAGAcagcaaaaactaaacataaaagGGATAACATCCATGAGTCAATGTACTGGAAtcttaaatattatatttttaattaaatgtgtagGATTATCATGCGCTATACACGCAAAACTTTTACGAAATTGAATTATTTTTAATCAAGAATTtaacggatttaaaaaaaaattgttaaatgtAACTTGTTTTGTATAATTCCATATATGCACATTGTATAAAGTCACCACATGGAGGCGCTGCATGCCTAAGAGCGGTTCCTGTTATAACCGTCTTTGACCAGCAGGtgtctctattgttcctgtttatttatttaaactctcCTGACTGCTTTACCATCATTTAAATAATTGATACATTTATCAGTCTGTCAAAAATGAACATAAAACATCACAACATTACATAAGGCTTTCCTGCAACTATTTAGAATAATTCAaattgccctgtgatgaggtcgcgacttgtccagggtgtacgccgccttccgcccgattgtagctgagatgggcaccagcgccccccgcgaccccaaagggaatacgccgtacaaaatggatgcatggatggacaaCAACAAATTAAATAACTTTAAAACAACACAGGCAGATTATATTATTGACAAAAATAGGCATATTATTCAGGAATTATCTATTAAAAttacaaatacaacaatgtaTTATATAAGTTATTCATCATATATTATATGAAACTCACCACCTCAATAAAAAAATCCCATGTGTAACTACTTAAAGTGtagacacaacacaacacaactttaaaaaaataaatgtctgcagaatttttttaaaataaaataaaattacaattATAAGGTATTAAATTTTAACTAATAATAAAATCATAATTCTATTATTATGAAAACAATTTCGACTTAAAAATAATGACTCTCTGCTATGCTCAgcatggtggtggcggcatcatccTGTGGGGATGTTTCTCAGTGGCAGGAACTGGTAAAACCGTCAgtatagagggaaagatgaatgcagcaatatacAGATACATTCTGGACGAAAACAAAAGCTTACTATACAACCTAATGGAGCTTGAGGGGAGCTGCAAAGAAGAATGAGCAAAGAGGAATGAGCGAAACcgtccaaagataggtgtggcaagcttgtggcatcgtattcaaaatgacttaaggctgtaattgctgGCAAAGGTGCGTCAACAAAGTAttaagcaaaggctgtgaatatttaTCTACGTGTAACTTCTTATTTTTAATCCATTTGAAAAataagcagaaacattttttcaaaTCGTCATGattggggtattgtctgtagaattttgaggacaaaaatgaatttatttcattttggaataaggctgtatgtaacataacaaaatgtggaacaagtgaagcgctgtgaatactttgcgGATGCACTGTACATTCTCTTTGTAAGTGAACATGCAGGCAACGGCCCACTTGTGTTGACAGATGGAAGATGATAACAAgcaagtaaataaacatttttgcaaatcCATTGGATGTGATGAGTTTACCTGAAAGTAGTTTTACGTGGACATTTGCCTGCAGGTAAACAAACGCATAAGGTGACTCTCAAAATATAGGTTCATGCATTTGGATGTGAGCTTGCATGCAGTTTTAGAAACCTCCGAACTGTCTgttgcagtcttttttttttttttttttaccagaattGTGATGTAACAGATTGACGGACGTACTTATGTGGGCATCCGAGCATCTGCTGTCGGCCAGCCTCCTCCCCCACTGCTAAATTGAGACAGTCAGCAGCCCCTGCCACTTGTGTTAATCCTTCTCGTTTCATGCCCTCCCCCCAGCCCTGGTGTCTATAAAATAGACacttatgttggtgctgtgttttatttcatcctttaaacagttccaacaAAGTTGGATTAGCCCCTTAACTCTGACATAAAAAGATGGGAACATACTTGGTTGAATTGCGGAATAAAGTactatttgcaaataatcgtGGCATATGCACAATAACAGCGACATGCAGTGAGAAAAATATGGATCCGATAccgatgtttccactcccatgcttcccagtaggtgtggtgttcttgggatgcaactcagtattcttcttcctctcaacatgacgagttgagtttataccaaaatggatacatggatgatacagcagaggattgggagaatgtcctgtggtcagatgaaaccaaaatagaactttttggtataaactcaactcgtcgtgtttggaggaagaagaatactgagttgcatcccaagaacaccacacctactgtgaagcatgggggtggaaacatcatgctttggggctgtttttctgctaaggggacaggacgattgatccgtgtcaagaaaagaatgaatggggccatgtatcgtgagattttgagtcaaaacctccttccatgagtaagagctttgaatggctgaccaaatacttattttccaccataatttacaaataaattcttaaaaattcctacaatgtaaattcctggatttttttccccattctgtctctcacagttgaagtgtacctatgatgaaaattacagacctctgtcatcattttaagtgggattatatatatatatatatatatatatatatatatatatatatatatatatatatatatatatatatatatatatatatttatatatatatatatatatatatatatatatgttctgctgacttcgactgcggatgttgtggatcggtggagggaatacttcgaagacctcctcaatcccaccaacacgtcttcctttgaggaagcggtgcctggggaatctgtggtggactctcctatttctggtgctgaggtcgctgaggtagttaaaaagctcctcggtggcaaggccccgggggtggatgggatccgcccggagttccttaaggctctggatgctgtggggctgtcttggttgacaagactctgcagcatcgcgtggacatcggaggcggtacctctggattggcagaccggggtggtggtccctctctttaaga
Above is a genomic segment from Nerophis ophidion isolate RoL-2023_Sa linkage group LG02, RoL_Noph_v1.0, whole genome shotgun sequence containing:
- the gjd6 gene encoding gap junction protein delta 6, coding for MTEWTLLKRLLDAVHQHSTMIGRLWLTVMVIFRLLVVAVATEDVYTDEQEMFVCNTLQPGCATVCYDAFAPISQPRFWVFHIISVSTPSLCFIIYTWHNLSKLPQKTNQTQAPEREDVSGQLGWEVGGQEAFGRSCDSDSCSLSSHKHLGNNLPEVLQAQAVSGGVLSKCYVLHVCLRAVLEVGFVVAQWKLFGFQVPVHILCSTVPCSQPVDCYVSRPTEKTIFLLFMFCVGVFCILLNLLELNHLGWKKIRQAVRMREGASWGRYPGKRGGYQIFPPDTPSLTSSLGYRDVTSTTSLPTLDLVMGHQADCTCGVDFGRMRKEEVVREFGLEQPKKHKRESKKEKRPSKQRSAEIWI